Part of the Cupriavidus basilensis genome is shown below.
TCGAGCAAACCATGCACGGCGGCCTCCCGCAGCTCGGGCAAGGTGCCCTTGACGCCAAGGCGCGGCGCGGTGTCCATGCCAGGCGGCGCGCTCGTCGGCAGGAACAGGTGGTCCGCGCAGATCTGCCCGCCATTGCTGGCCAGGATCACGCCGCGCTCGATCACGTTCTCCAGTTCCCGCACATTGCCCGGCCAGTCATAGCGGCGCAGCTCCGCCAGCGCGCGATCGGTAATGCCGACGATCTTCTTGCCGTGGCGCGCGCCGTAGCGGGCCACGAAGCGCTCCACCAGCAGGCGGATATCGTCGAGCCGCTCGCGCAGCGGCGGAATGGTGACCGGGTAGACGTTGAGCCGGTAATACAAGTCCTTGCGGAAAGTGCCCTGCTTCACAGCCTCGGCCAGGTCCACGTTGGTGGCCGCCACCAGCCGCACGTCCACCTTGCGCGGCTCGCTGCCGCCCACGCGCTCTACCTCGCCCTCCTGCAGCACGCGCAGCAGCTTGGACTGCGCCGACGCTGACAGCTCGCCCAGCTCATCCAGGAACAGGGTGCCGCCATGCGCCCGCTCGAAGCGGCCCGGGCGCGACTGGTGTGCGCCCGTGAAGGCGCCCTTCTCCACGCCGAACAGTTCGGCCTCGATCAGCTCATCGGGAATCGCGGCGCAATTGACCGCGACAAAGGGCTTGTCGGCCCGGGCGCTCACGCCGTGCAACGCTTGTGCAAAGCGCTCCTTGCCAACGCCGGTCTCGCCCAGCAGCAGCACGGTGACACTGCTCCCGGCGGCGCGCTGCAGCAGGCCCCAGGCAGCGCGGAACTCGGGCGAGCTGCCCACCAGGTCGGCGGGCTTGCCGGGGCTGCGCTGCAGGGCGCGCAGGTGCTCGACCTCGCTTTGCAGCTCCAGGATGGTCTCGATCACCGGGTCGGGCTGATAGAGCGCCAGCACTTCGGCGCCGTCCTCCCACGCCTCCAGCGGCTTGCCGACGATGCGGCAGTGATCAAAGCCGCAGGCAATGCACTCGACCTCGCGGTAGAGGATGGTGCGGCCCATCAGGGCCGAGGTGTAGCCCGTGGCGTAGCCGATCTGCATCCAGCAGGCCGGCGCGTCGACGATGCCGAACAACTGCCGGTGCACATCGCCTTCGAAGGAGTCTTCCCACAGGAATTCGCCGTCGTAGATGCCCGCGGCGATGTCGATGTCCACCTTGACCGGCGTCACCCGCACCACGCCTTCGATGGTGTGCAGGCAGGGCCCGATCTCGAGCAGGCCAAAGTCGCTGTCGCCCGGGCGCAGCTTCTTGGCCAGCTCCGCGTCGCGCATGCCGGAATGAAAGCCCATGCGCATGAACAAGCCGCGCGCGCGCTCCATGCCTAGGGTATCCACCAATTCCTTGCGCAAGGCGCCCAGCGCCGCGGTATGAATCAGGATCATGCGCTGCTCGTCCAGCCAGATGGAGCCCTCCTCCATGGCAAAGCGCAGGCGCCGCGCGAGATGGGCCAGGCCATCGCGCATGGTGGCCGAAAACTTGTCGGTTGAACTGCTCATTGTCTCCTCTCTTGGCGGCCAGGACACCCTCGGCGCGCGTGCTTTTGGTAGCACTGCATGCACATTATGTGCCATCCGCGCCCGCGGCCCCCACGCGCGCCTGTCATGCCGGCGCAATGTCGCCTATCCTTTCCATGACAGCGATCCTCGCTTTAATGCACTGCACCACAGCCCATGGAAAAAACCGCATTTGTCTTTGCAGGCGGCGGCAGCCTCGGCGCCATCGAGGCCGGCATGCTGCGCGAGCTGGTGGCGTGGGGGGGCAAGCCGGACATGGTGATCGGCGCCTCGGCCGGCGCCATCAACGGCGCCTACTACGCCTGCAACCCGCATGTGGCCGGCACCAGCCAGCTCGAGACGCTCTGGCGCGGCTTGCGCCGGGCCGAGGTGATGCCGTGGTCGTGGCGCAGCCTGTTTGGCATGCTGCGCGGGCAGCGCGCCCACCTGGTCGACTCCGCCGCGCTGCAGCGCCTGCTGGCGCGCCACTTTGGCGATATGGCGATGGAGCGTGCCGAGGTGCCGCTGTACGTGGTGGCCACCGACATGGCCACCGGCGCGGAGGTGGTGCTGTCCTCCGGCAGCCTGGTCCAGTCGGTGCTGGCAAGCGCAGCCATCCCCGGCGTATTTCCCCCGGTGTCGCTGGGCGGGCGGCAACTGATCGATGGCGGCGTGGCCAACAACACGCCGGTGTCCACCGCCATCCGCCTGGGCGCCACGCGCGTGGTCGTGCTGCCGGCGGGTTTTGCCTGCGCGCGGCGGCGCGAGCCGCGCGGCCCCATCGACCATGCCTTCAACGCGCTGTCGCTGCTGGTGGCGCGCCAGCTGGTGCAGGACCTGGAGCGCTGGGCCGATCACGCGCACATCTCGGTCGTCCCGCCACTGTGCCCGCTCGACGTCTCCCCCTACGACTACACCCAGTGCGGCACGCTGATCGACCGCGCCGCCGCGGCCACGCTGGCCTGGCTCAACGCCGACGGGCTCAGCAGCCGGCACATCCCCGGCGCGCTGTCCCCGCATTCGCATGACGAAGCCAATCCGAGCTGCGACTTCGATCCGCAACAGGCACACCCGGCGCACGGGGCCGGCGATACGCATCAACCCCACGCCGGCCATACGCACGCTTTTGCCCCGCAGTAAGCCGGCTTTGGCATTGGCGAATTGCCTGGCTGGCCGATCCGGCGAATGATGCGGGATCTCTTCTCTCCGGGTGGCAAGCACATGAGCGCAATTCTCGACGGCATCAAGGTACTCGACCTGACGCGGGTGGTAGCCGGCCCATGGGCCACGCAGAACCTGGCCGACATGGGTGCCACCGTCTACAAGATCGAGAAGCCCGGCGACGGCGACGATACCCGCAAGATGGGCCCGTTCCTGAACGATGCGCAGGGCGCGGCCACCAACGACTCCGCCTTCTACCTGGCCTGCAACCGCGGCAAGCAGTCGCTCACCATCGATATCTCCCAGCCCGAGGGCGCCGAGCTGGTACGCCAGCTGGCCGCGCGCTGCGACGTGGTGGTGGAGAACTACAAGGCTGGCAGCCTGAAGAAATACGGCCTCGACTACGAATCCATCCGCGCGGTGCGCCCCGATGTGATCTATTGCTCGGTCACCGGCTTCGGCCCCGATGGCCCCTACGCGGCGCGCCCGGCCTACGACTTCATCCTGCAAGGCATGGCCGGCCTGATGAGCACCTGCGGCCAGCCGGACGGCAGCCCCGGCGGCGAGCCGATGCGCACCGCCATTCCCATCACCGACATCCTCACCGGCCTGTACGCCACCGTCAGCCTGCTGGGCGCGCTCTACCACCGCCAGGCCACCGGCGAAGGCCAGTACATCGACGCCGCCATGCTCGATGCCTCGGTCGCCGTCAATGGCCACCTGGCGCTGGGCTACCAGATGACCGGCAAGCTGCCCCGGCGCGCCGGCAACAGCAACCCCGTGGCCGCGCCCTCCGAAGTCTTTGCCTGCCGCGACGGCCACCTGATCATTGCCTCCGGCAACAACGGCCAGTTCGCCGCGCTGTGCAAGCTGCTAGGCATTCCCGAACTCGCGGCCGATCCGCGTTACACGCAGAACGCCAACCGGGTTGCCAACCGCGATGCGCTGCGCGAGACGATTGCCGAGCGAGTGGCTACCTGGAACGCGGCGGACCTGCTGGCGTCGCTGGAACGCGCCGGCGTGCCGGGTGGCCCGATCAACGAGCTCGACGAAGTATTCGAGGATGCGCAGGTGAAGCATCGGGGCTTGCTGGTGCAACTACCGCACGGGCGCGGCGTGGATGTGCCGAGCCTGCGCAGCCCGATGCGGTTCTCGGCCACGCCCGTGGCGATGCGCTGCCCGCCGATGCTGGGCGAGCATACGGATGCGGCCCTGCGGGCGGAACTGGGCTTGAGCGATGGGGATGTCGCGGGCCTGAGAGCGCGGGGAATCCTGTAGCTGGCCGCACGCAAGGCCGCTCGGCTCGCAGCCTTGCGTGCGGCGCGCAACGCTCGGAATTGACGCGCCCCGGGAACGGGTACATCCTCTGGACATACGGACATACTCGTCCCATCAGCGGAGCAAGCCATGACCTCAAACGAATTCACATCGTTCAAGGCACACTTGTCCATGTTGCTGCGCGACCTCCCGCTCGGGACCACGGCGGACCTCGCCGACGTGGCCGTGGCGGCCTACTGGGATGGCACGCGGATCGTCGGCACCTACCTGCGCGACGGCGGGCACCTGGACGAGGCCTTCGACTTCGACGAAAACGCCTGGGAGAACTGGCACGACGACTTCGTCGGCTGGCTGGCCACGCCGAGTTTCACGCAGCGCGATGAACTGAGGGCTTCGCTGGCAAGCGCGGGCTGACGAGCGCATGCGCGCTCGCGACTGGGCTTGCGACTGGGCTTGCGGCCGGGCTTGCCACCGGGCTTGCCACCGGGCTTACGGCCGGGCTTACGACATTACGCACCGTCCTCCAGCCGGAGGATCGGTGCCACCATCGCACTGCCAGCCCATCCGACGCATGCCTTACTTCGGCTGCGACACCACCCGCAAATACGGCTTGAGCGTCTTGAAACCCTGCGGATACTTCTTCTTGGCGTCGTCGTCGGAGACCGAGGTGGGAATGATCACGTCTTCACCCGGTTTCCAGTTCACCGGCGTGGCTACCGTGTGTTTTGCATTCAGCTGCAGCGAATCCAGCAACCGCAGCACTTCGTCAAAATTGCGGCCGGCGCTCATCGGATAGACCAGCATCGCCTTGACTTTCTTGTCCGGCCCGATCAGGAACACCGAGCGCACCGTGGCATTGTCCACGGCAGTGCGCGGCCCGCCACTCGCGTTCGGATGGATCATGTCATAGAGCTTCGCGACCGTGAGGTCGACGTCGCCGATCATGGGATAGTTGACGGCGTGGCCCTGCGTTTCCTCGATGTCCTTGACCCACTTCTGGTGGTCCGCGACCGGGTCCACGCTCAGGCCGATGATCTTGGTGTTGCGCCGGTCGAATTCCGGCTTGAGCCGGGCCATATAGCCCAGTTCCGTGGTACAGACCGGGGTGAAATCCTTCGGATGGGAGAACAGGATGGCCCATTTGTCCCCAATCCATTCGTGGAAACTGATTTTCCCCTCCGTGGTATCGGCAGTGAAATCGGGCGCTTCGTCACCGATGCGAATCGACATAGTCAACCTCCATGTTGGTGAGTGTGGATGCGAGGCAAGGAGCGGCACAGCGGCGGCTGTCGTCCCGACGCGGCCCCGAGCTTCGGCGCGTCTGCGTCAGTATAGGTGACTGTGACGATGCGAAAAGAAGTATGCAGGCTGCACAAGGCTGCACACGCGGCGTGCAGCCTTGTGCACCGCACCACCGCGGCGACCCGGCCCCTCCCGCCTCCTGCATCGTCTGCCGCCCTTGTGAAAGATTGAGGAAAGCGGCTGCGCTGCCCCATCGCCTGAACTGACGGCACCGGCGATACTTACTGTAGCGACAGGGAGCCCCAGCGGCTCCCGCAACACAGGAGCAACACAT
Proteins encoded:
- a CDS encoding peroxiredoxin; protein product: MSIRIGDEAPDFTADTTEGKISFHEWIGDKWAILFSHPKDFTPVCTTELGYMARLKPEFDRRNTKIIGLSVDPVADHQKWVKDIEETQGHAVNYPMIGDVDLTVAKLYDMIHPNASGGPRTAVDNATVRSVFLIGPDKKVKAMLVYPMSAGRNFDEVLRLLDSLQLNAKHTVATPVNWKPGEDVIIPTSVSDDDAKKKYPQGFKTLKPYLRVVSQPK
- a CDS encoding patatin-like phospholipase family protein — its product is MEKTAFVFAGGGSLGAIEAGMLRELVAWGGKPDMVIGASAGAINGAYYACNPHVAGTSQLETLWRGLRRAEVMPWSWRSLFGMLRGQRAHLVDSAALQRLLARHFGDMAMERAEVPLYVVATDMATGAEVVLSSGSLVQSVLASAAIPGVFPPVSLGGRQLIDGGVANNTPVSTAIRLGATRVVVLPAGFACARRREPRGPIDHAFNALSLLVARQLVQDLERWADHAHISVVPPLCPLDVSPYDYTQCGTLIDRAAAATLAWLNADGLSSRHIPGALSPHSHDEANPSCDFDPQQAHPAHGAGDTHQPHAGHTHAFAPQ
- a CDS encoding CaiB/BaiF CoA transferase family protein, which gives rise to MSAILDGIKVLDLTRVVAGPWATQNLADMGATVYKIEKPGDGDDTRKMGPFLNDAQGAATNDSAFYLACNRGKQSLTIDISQPEGAELVRQLAARCDVVVENYKAGSLKKYGLDYESIRAVRPDVIYCSVTGFGPDGPYAARPAYDFILQGMAGLMSTCGQPDGSPGGEPMRTAIPITDILTGLYATVSLLGALYHRQATGEGQYIDAAMLDASVAVNGHLALGYQMTGKLPRRAGNSNPVAAPSEVFACRDGHLIIASGNNGQFAALCKLLGIPELAADPRYTQNANRVANRDALRETIAERVATWNAADLLASLERAGVPGGPINELDEVFEDAQVKHRGLLVQLPHGRGVDVPSLRSPMRFSATPVAMRCPPMLGEHTDAALRAELGLSDGDVAGLRARGIL
- the poxR gene encoding phenol degradation transcriptional regulator PoxR, translated to MSSSTDKFSATMRDGLAHLARRLRFAMEEGSIWLDEQRMILIHTAALGALRKELVDTLGMERARGLFMRMGFHSGMRDAELAKKLRPGDSDFGLLEIGPCLHTIEGVVRVTPVKVDIDIAAGIYDGEFLWEDSFEGDVHRQLFGIVDAPACWMQIGYATGYTSALMGRTILYREVECIACGFDHCRIVGKPLEAWEDGAEVLALYQPDPVIETILELQSEVEHLRALQRSPGKPADLVGSSPEFRAAWGLLQRAAGSSVTVLLLGETGVGKERFAQALHGVSARADKPFVAVNCAAIPDELIEAELFGVEKGAFTGAHQSRPGRFERAHGGTLFLDELGELSASAQSKLLRVLQEGEVERVGGSEPRKVDVRLVAATNVDLAEAVKQGTFRKDLYYRLNVYPVTIPPLRERLDDIRLLVERFVARYGARHGKKIVGITDRALAELRRYDWPGNVRELENVIERGVILASNGGQICADHLFLPTSAPPGMDTAPRLGVKGTLPELREAAVHGLLDHMAEQQLALGDVETVLMEAAMQRANGNMSQAARLLGITRPQLAYRWKTRGMRGQGAG